Proteins encoded together in one Flavobacterium keumense window:
- a CDS encoding 1-acyl-sn-glycerol-3-phosphate acyltransferase: MQKFDAIRPFYETEVNEALQSVISHPMMKALMNFTFPEMEDDVWKEQLKKTHSIRDFQCNFIYHTVLKILENSSDGLTTSGFEHLEKNNSYLFISNHRDILLDTTLLNAALFQNGHLMTASAIGDNLVQKSFVKTLARLNRNFLVLRGLSPREMLQSSKLLSEYIGQLLLHENRSVWIAQREGRTKDGNDETNPGVLKMIGMASDEADVMQYFKKLKIVPVSISYEYDPTDVLKMPQLLAEANNEVYVKSKNEDLNTILSGVMGQKKRIHLHIGKVLDTEIDQIVSEYESSNRQIQALAQEIDDSILKNYKLWPTNFIAYDILHKTNTYNHLYTEAEKSLFERRLEMRIGIDNPIALEGFLAMYANPVVNKLKYTNAF; encoded by the coding sequence ATGCAAAAGTTTGATGCCATTCGACCGTTTTACGAAACTGAAGTAAATGAGGCTTTACAGAGTGTAATTTCACACCCAATGATGAAAGCCTTAATGAATTTTACTTTTCCAGAAATGGAAGATGATGTTTGGAAAGAGCAATTGAAAAAAACCCATTCTATTCGTGATTTTCAGTGTAATTTTATTTACCATACTGTATTAAAAATTTTAGAAAATAGTTCAGATGGTTTAACTACTTCAGGATTTGAGCATTTAGAAAAAAATAATTCTTATTTATTTATTTCAAATCATAGAGATATTCTTTTGGATACCACTTTATTGAATGCGGCTTTATTTCAAAATGGACATTTGATGACTGCGTCGGCAATTGGGGATAATTTGGTTCAAAAATCATTTGTAAAAACTTTAGCCCGATTGAATCGTAATTTTTTAGTTTTAAGAGGATTGTCACCAAGAGAAATGCTTCAAAGTTCAAAACTTTTGTCAGAATATATAGGGCAATTATTGCTTCATGAGAATCGATCTGTTTGGATTGCACAGCGTGAAGGAAGAACCAAAGATGGAAATGATGAAACTAACCCTGGGGTATTGAAAATGATTGGCATGGCATCGGATGAAGCAGATGTAATGCAATACTTCAAAAAATTAAAAATTGTTCCTGTTTCCATATCGTATGAATATGACCCAACAGATGTCTTGAAAATGCCTCAGTTATTAGCAGAAGCTAATAATGAAGTGTATGTAAAATCTAAAAATGAAGATTTAAATACAATTTTGAGTGGTGTAATGGGTCAAAAGAAACGAATTCATTTGCATATAGGAAAAGTATTGGATACAGAAATTGATCAAATCGTTTCTGAATACGAAAGTTCGAACAGACAAATTCAAGCATTAGCTCAAGAAATTGATGATTCTATATTGAAAAATTATAAGCTGTGGCCAACTAACTTTATTGCGTATGACATTTTACATAAAACCAATACATATAACCATTTGTATACAGAAGCCGAAAAATCACTTTTTGAACGTCGTTTAGAGATGCGAATAGGTATAGATAATCCAATTGCATTGGAAGGTTTTTTAGCTATGTATGCTAATCCAGTAGTAAATAAATTAAAATACACCAATGCATTCTAA
- a CDS encoding TatD family hydrolase, with product MIITDTHTHLCSEEFDQDRMEMIQRAIAAGVSRFFIPSIDSTGTQKMYDLEAQFPNNVRLMIGLHPCYVKENYLEELTHVEAQLSLHKFYAIGEIGIDLYWDKTTLDIQKIAFQRQIQLAKQHGLAINIHCRDAFDEVFEVLELEKSAELFGIFHCFSGNLEQAQRAISLGLKLGIGGVATFKNGKIDQFLNQIPLEHIVLETDAPYLAPVPYRGKRNESSYAVLVAQKLAELYQLPLVEIARITTENSKAVFGI from the coding sequence ATGATTATTACCGATACCCATACGCATTTGTGTTCAGAAGAATTTGACCAAGATAGAATGGAAATGATTCAGCGCGCTATTGCTGCTGGAGTGTCTCGATTCTTTATTCCGTCAATTGACAGTACTGGAACGCAGAAAATGTATGATTTGGAGGCGCAATTTCCAAACAATGTTCGACTGATGATTGGGTTGCATCCTTGTTATGTAAAAGAAAATTATTTGGAAGAATTGACGCATGTAGAAGCACAATTGTCCCTTCATAAATTCTATGCTATTGGCGAAATTGGCATTGATTTGTACTGGGACAAAACGACTTTGGATATTCAAAAAATAGCTTTTCAACGCCAAATCCAACTGGCTAAACAGCACGGGCTGGCTATCAATATTCATTGTCGAGATGCTTTTGACGAAGTTTTTGAAGTGTTGGAATTGGAAAAATCAGCTGAATTGTTTGGAATTTTTCATTGCTTTTCGGGTAATTTAGAACAAGCCCAAAGAGCCATATCATTAGGCTTAAAGTTAGGAATCGGTGGAGTGGCTACTTTTAAAAATGGAAAAATAGATCAGTTTTTAAACCAAATACCGCTGGAACATATTGTCCTTGAAACGGATGCGCCTTATTTAGCTCCTGTTCCATATCGTGGCAAACGCAACGAGAGTAGTTATGCAGTTTTGGTTGCCCAAAAATTAGCCGAATTGTACCAACTACCCTTAGTTGAAATAGCTCGGATTACTACTGAAAATTCCAAAGCTGTTTTTGGGATTTAA
- the odhB gene encoding 2-oxoglutarate dehydrogenase complex dihydrolipoyllysine-residue succinyltransferase: MILEMKVPSPGESIKEVEIATWLVKDGDYVEKDQAIAEVDSDKATLELPAEASGVITLKAEEGDAVAVGAVVCLIDTAAAKPSGSAPAPVAEAPKAEEKKVATPVAPPAPAATYAAQAPSPAARKILDEKNIQPSDIVGTGKDGRITKEDAVNAVASMGTPTGGNRGAERVKLSMLRRKVAERLVAAKNDTAMLTTFNEVNMTPINNLRNEYKDAFKAKHGGVSLGFMSFFTKAVTRALQLYPDVNSMIDGDYKVAYDFCDISIAVSGPKGLMVPVVRNAENLTFRGIEAEIKRLAIKARDGQITVDDMTGGTFTITNGGVFGSMLSTPIINPPQSGILGMHNIIERPIAVNGKVEIHPMMYVALSYDHRIIDGRESVGFLVAVKEALENPVELLCDNNPKKAFEL; this comes from the coding sequence ATGATTTTAGAAATGAAAGTCCCTTCACCAGGGGAATCAATCAAAGAAGTAGAAATTGCCACTTGGTTAGTAAAAGATGGCGATTATGTAGAAAAAGACCAAGCTATTGCTGAAGTAGATTCAGATAAAGCGACATTAGAATTGCCAGCCGAAGCGAGTGGTGTGATTACACTTAAAGCTGAAGAAGGTGATGCAGTTGCAGTAGGTGCAGTAGTTTGTTTGATTGATACCGCTGCAGCAAAGCCATCAGGTTCAGCTCCAGCTCCAGTGGCGGAAGCTCCAAAAGCTGAAGAAAAGAAAGTAGCAACTCCAGTAGCGCCTCCAGCTCCAGCAGCAACGTATGCTGCTCAAGCGCCTTCGCCAGCGGCTCGTAAAATATTAGATGAAAAAAACATCCAACCTTCTGACATTGTTGGAACAGGTAAAGATGGACGTATCACTAAAGAAGATGCGGTAAATGCCGTAGCATCTATGGGAACTCCAACAGGTGGAAATCGTGGAGCAGAGAGAGTTAAGTTATCGATGTTGCGTCGTAAAGTAGCAGAGCGTTTAGTGGCTGCTAAAAATGACACGGCTATGTTAACTACTTTCAATGAAGTAAACATGACTCCAATTAACAACTTACGCAACGAATATAAAGATGCATTTAAAGCTAAACATGGAGGTGTAAGCTTAGGATTTATGTCATTTTTTACAAAAGCGGTTACAAGAGCATTGCAATTGTATCCGGATGTTAATTCTATGATTGATGGAGACTATAAAGTAGCCTATGATTTTTGCGATATTTCTATTGCAGTTTCTGGGCCAAAAGGCTTAATGGTACCTGTAGTTCGTAATGCAGAGAACTTAACTTTCCGTGGAATTGAAGCTGAAATCAAACGTTTGGCAATCAAAGCACGTGATGGGCAAATTACAGTAGATGATATGACAGGAGGAACATTTACCATTACTAACGGAGGTGTTTTCGGAAGTATGTTGTCTACGCCAATTATCAACCCTCCACAATCAGGAATTTTAGGAATGCACAACATTATTGAGCGTCCAATTGCTGTAAATGGTAAAGTAGAAATTCACCCAATGATGTATGTGGCGCTTTCATATGATCACAGAATTATCGATGGTCGTGAGTCTGTTGGGTTTTTAGTTGCGGTAAAAGAAGCGCTTGAAAACCCAGTAGAATTGCTTTGTGATAACAATCCTAAAAAAGCATTTGAATTATAA
- a CDS encoding TCR/Tet family MFS transporter: MSSNKKSAAIGFIFITMLIDITGWGIIIPVIPKLIQELIHGDISEAAKYGGWLTFAYAITQFLFAPLIGNLSDKFGRRPIILISLFTFSMDYLLLAFAPTIQWLFLGRIIAGLTGASITTASAYIADVSTPENRAKNFGMIGAAFGLGFIIGPVIGGLLGQYGSRVPFYAAAILCLLNFLYGFFILPESLAKENRREFDIKRANPIGALLHLKNYPQLIGLVIATFLLYVASHAVHSNWSFFTMYQFNWDEKMVGISLGVIGLLVGLVQGGLIRWINPKLGNEKSIYVGMALYTVGMFLFATATQSWMLFVFLIPYCLGGIAGPAMQAVISEQVPANEQGEIQGTMSSLMSASAIIGPPMMSTVFYFFTHSEAPFKFPGAPFVLGGLLMLLSTIVAYLSFRKRD; encoded by the coding sequence ATGTCATCCAATAAAAAGTCGGCCGCCATCGGATTCATTTTCATTACTATGTTAATTGATATTACGGGTTGGGGAATCATTATTCCAGTTATCCCTAAATTGATTCAAGAATTGATTCATGGGGATATTAGCGAAGCTGCAAAATACGGAGGTTGGTTAACATTTGCGTATGCGATTACCCAATTTTTATTTGCGCCACTAATTGGGAATCTTAGCGATAAATTTGGAAGAAGGCCTATTATCTTAATTTCGCTTTTTACTTTTTCAATGGATTATTTATTGTTGGCTTTTGCCCCAACAATTCAGTGGTTATTTTTGGGTAGGATTATTGCAGGACTTACAGGAGCAAGTATTACTACAGCATCAGCCTATATTGCCGATGTGAGTACGCCTGAAAACAGAGCCAAAAACTTTGGGATGATTGGCGCTGCTTTTGGATTAGGATTTATCATTGGGCCTGTTATTGGTGGTTTGTTAGGACAATACGGTTCGAGAGTACCTTTTTACGCCGCTGCGATTCTTTGTTTGTTAAATTTTTTATACGGATTTTTTATTCTACCAGAGTCACTTGCTAAAGAAAACAGAAGAGAATTTGATATCAAGAGAGCCAATCCTATTGGTGCGTTATTGCATTTGAAAAATTACCCTCAATTAATAGGGTTGGTAATCGCTACTTTTTTATTGTATGTAGCATCTCACGCTGTACATAGCAACTGGAGTTTCTTTACGATGTACCAGTTCAATTGGGACGAGAAAATGGTCGGAATATCGTTAGGTGTTATTGGTCTTTTGGTAGGGTTAGTTCAAGGAGGATTAATTCGTTGGATCAACCCTAAATTAGGAAATGAAAAAAGTATTTATGTAGGAATGGCTTTGTATACTGTAGGGATGTTTTTGTTTGCCACTGCTACCCAGAGTTGGATGCTATTTGTGTTTTTGATTCCGTATTGTTTAGGAGGAATTGCTGGACCTGCCATGCAAGCTGTAATTTCAGAACAAGTTCCTGCTAATGAACAAGGCGAAATTCAAGGAACAATGTCGAGTTTGATGAGCGCTTCGGCAATTATTGGACCGCCAATGATGTCAACGGTATTTTATTTCTTTACCCATAGCGAAGCACCGTTTAAGTTTCCAGGTGCGCCTTTTGTTTTAGGAGGTCTTTTGATGTTACTGAGCACGATTGTAGCTTATTTATCATTTAGAAAGCGAGACTAA